The genomic segment taactttattgatttggatattttgagtatgttggctatctcccatgtggtataatgttgattgttctcaattaatgtctctatttgatcacTATCCATTTTAAGTGGTCTGCCAGACCATGGAGCACcttccagcaagaaatctctagcatgaaacttcgcaaaccacttccgacatgttcaatcagtcacagcaccttctccgaacactgcatgaatctttttttgcattccagttgcatttttacctttcttgaaatagtaaagcatatgTGCCGTAAACaattgcgtattttcttccatcttcaatgttaaaatgtctaaacaaaaattcaccaattttattAAGTTGTtttaagtgcacactgatatgacagctgtcacaatacagtctaacaaaatagctttgaatgaagttaaagacaactaagtgctactagagccatcttatgggaaaaaatcaaacaaactttttggccaacccagtgtatttgaaaatatcaagtaaaaacaaaattacaaaaacataaaGGTTAAACACATACTACAGTCTAATATAAGTTAGATAACATTAATAAAGAGTTCAAAAATAAAGTAAGCACaacataaaatgaagataattaagCATGAGACATTGAAGGAAATAGTAATGTTTGATTTTTCTGGTGTAAtcttataaagcaaaatatatcaGAAGCATCATAATTGAGGCCAGTGGATTTTAGTGCAAATTTTTCTAGCTTCATTTGGAAAAGCTCTTTTCGATTCTGTACTAGCTGAAGAATGGTGAAGATTCATATAAGCTACCTATACATTTTCCTCTAAATCCTTCATCTTCAAATAACCCCACCTTATTTATGATAAAGAGATATATTtttgagaaacattttgctgttttgttgattgcagctataattttttgttattaaagaagcactttatcttacTTTTCATCACAAAGGTGAAGATTTTGATACACAGTTACTTGTATCAGTTCTAACGTGGTCATGTGCTTGTTTCCTTTTATTCAGAAAGTCTTCCAAGGTAAGAACTGTTCTTGCATGGAAGCTGTGCTCAGCcagggttttttctttcttttgaggaTTCTGGAGATACAGAAGAACAAAATAGCTAGAAGAACTGGCCAGGGAATAGTGTTACTCAGCAAGTGTTTTAATCATATTTTGAATAATTGAGTCATCATTTTGatcccagaattttaaaaaccccAAATCTGTCTACTCCACTGTCGTGTCGCTTTCTTTACTGCAGCCCCTTCTCTGGGTGGCCTCGGGACAGCCTCCTCTGTCTAGTGGGCCAGTCCCGTTGCGCAGCAGTACTTCCCTGACCTGTTTCACCCCCACAAGACCATTCAAGACCACCACCTCTGGGCAGTGTCTGACTGCCATGGCAGAAGTTTTCATTCCTTTACCTGCGTATCCAGCTTGCCTGGCAATAATCCTGGGAATGTCATTCCCCAAACAAGCAATCTAGCTCAGACGGCTGTACCTTTCAGGTCTATTCTCTGCGTTTTTTTAGAGAAAGTACATAATGAAGTGGTTGTGTATCTTGTGGGGGTTGGAGAAATCAAGGTAAATGGGTCGGGGTACCTATTGTGAGAGCCTCAGGGGTAGGGGCCCATGGAATAAGCAGGGTAGGAGAGACTGGGGGAAGAGCCAGGGAGGCCAACGAGGCAAGTGACTTCATCTGAAGAAATAGCATTATATAAACAGAATATCAAGCATGCCACACCAGAAGCTGGAGCACCAAAACTCACAAGCCATGTTTCCTATCATTTTTAGTCTTTACATTCTCTAAAAGATCTCaaaagatttactttaaaaactagAGGATATTTTCATGGTATTGTTACTGAATGTATTTAGACCTTTAAAAAGCTTTCTAAAATTTGACAGTAAAAGTTTTTATATGGATAAAAGGTAAtataacattctttaaaaataatatgtatactATTTATTTCTAATGCTTAGCAGTAAGGTTTAAATTAATATGATATACTTTTTTGTGTATTGGATTTCTTTGGAAGAGTGTTTAGATAAATATATAATGGTAGCCTGGTGTTTTATAAGTATTAGAGTGTTTTTCAAGTCAGGAAGACGTGATTTAATTTGAAAGAAGCATGATAAATACAGAATTATATTTTCCTGGCTCTTAAATTCTATCTGGAATGATAAACCTTAAAACTATCACTTAGCTCTGAACTGAAAAGGAACACATAGtacatttgttttcttacatgaaaaaataatattcactAAACTGCCTGTTTTATAGACTAAGGTTTACTATCAGAAAGTCTTTCATTCAATTTATAGCACAAATCAGAAGCCAGATATTCTCTAGAGTGGTTTCAAGGATACAAGAATGACCAAGAAGAGTAGAACTATGTCAGCATAAGTGTcatatgcaattaaaaaaattaaagctatttAAGATGTAAATAAGGCAATTATCTATATGTGCATTTGTCGATTTGGGGGTAGggtaaaaatagaattaatgtCAGTGAATTACTATCTTGCATTAGACAAATACATTGTTAAGGGAtagaagattttttatttttttaggatatGTAATTCTCAAACGATTTCAGTTCAAGCGATATTGATATTAATGCAATCTTATTTTATCTTGTTAAGGAAGTGAATCAAGAGTTGTGGTCTGTGACTCTGAGCCACCCATATAGTTTCCCAGAGTCATCACTAACCGTGACTTTATGACATAACATGTTGTCTTCgctttattatttacttacttacttacttattgcCATCCATTTACAAATCTGTAACAAACAAAATGTATCAACAGACAGTTTTTTGGactccaaaaaagaaaatgcatccaCGTGGTAGATTTTTCTCAACTTCTACTGAGGTAAAtttacatagcataaaatttCACAGGGtaggtttttgaaaaaaaaataaattttttttaaaagagaactatttcatttattatctCACCACTGTACTACAAtgaccatttttatctttttactatttcctcatttgtcaaTTTGGGGGGAGTAATGTCAAATATTATAGTAAGAATCAGTCCATTTCCAAAAGGACTGGAGTCGTGACCCTACTGGGTAAATCTAAACAAGTGATTTAATTTTAGATAATTCTTCTGTACTTAACTCTGTTATAAAATGGGGTCATCGTTGGACTGAATCTCTTCTTAAATCttactatttttgtttcttctctattAAACACTCCTATTCATGGTCTTTAGTAAAGAGATGAGAGAATGCAAAACAATAAGGGACTTGCTCTTTTGTAGGTGAGCTTTTGCGCACGTTACTGTGTAACAGTGGCTGTGTGCGTCAGACACTGTGGCGGGTGTTCAGGTCAGTGAAGAGGTGCAGCATGTCACCTCTCATCACAGAGCCTGCGTTCAAGTCAGGGGCTTAGGGTGTAGGCTGatctatttccttctctctttgcttGTCTGAATCTAACCGTTCTTAAGACCTAGTTTTGTTTCCAAACCTTTCATGAAATTTTCACCAGTTCAGACTTAACAATGATATTCcattttttgaactttttcttaaCATTGTTTAGAAATAGAATATATACagttttatacttcttttgtttccttaataAGATTTTAAATTCCTGGTGATCAGGAATTATTTTCCTATTATCTTTTggatctttttgtttgtttgttttataagtggctttttatttttttaattattttattgttcaattacagtttgcatttcccccccccccccactgccccacaccccagccaaacctgcctccctcccttgcttccaccctcccccttggttttgtccttgtgtcctttatagtagttcctgaaaacccttcccccattgtcccctccccctccctctggctattgttggattgttcttaacttcaacgtctctggttatattttgtttgcgtttttcttttgttgattatgttccagttaaaggtgagatcatatggtatttgtccctcaccgcctggcttacttcacttagcataatgctctaatGCTGAAGTATTTGCTGATTCCCTTGATTTTTCaagctacatttttctttttaaaaaagatgtagaGATATAAGGCACACTACAAAAAGAGAGCTTGCTTTTCCTCATGTACAAGCTGCCAGATATTGGTACTGCCTTTGGATTTGTAGAGGTTATTtggtttgggggagagggaatCTAAACACTAAAGAAATTTATCAGGGGAAGAGAGATTGTTTTCACAACAGTGAGGATGAGCAAGCTCGCTTATCTAGCAGCCTGGCTGTTTACTTACAGTTTACTCTCTTATAGATACTGCAAGAGAAGAGGCTGGGTACGATCCACACTCATTATGTCTGTTCCACAAACAAGTACTTCTAAAGGGAAAGTCATGCTTAAAGAATACAGTGGACGCAAGATTGAAGTAGAGCACATTTTTAAGTGGATAACTACGCATGCAGCTTCTCGGATCAAAACTATTTATAATGCTGAACATTTGAAAGAAGAATGGAACAAAAGTGATCAATATTGGGTAAAAATATACCTGTTTGCAAACCTTGACCAACCCCCAGCTTTCTTCTCTGCACTGAGTATAAAGTTTACTGGAAGAGtcgagtttatttttgttaatgtggaaaattgggacaacaggAGTTACATGGCAGACATTGGTGTATATAACATGCCATCCTACATACTTAGAACTCCTGAAGGAATTTACAGATATGGAAATCACACAGGTGAATTTATCTCTCTTCAGGCCATGGATTCATTTTTGCGCTCATTACAACCTGAAGTaaatgatttgtttgttttgagctTGGTTCTAGTTAATCTTATGGCTTGGATGGACTTATTTATCACACAAGGAGCTACCATAAAGCGATTTGTGGTTCTCATAAGCACTTTAGGGACATATAATTCTCTATTAATTATTTCCTGGCTACCGGTGTTGGGCTTTTTACAGCTCCCTTACTTAGATAGCTTTTATGAATATAGCTTAAAATTGCTGAGATATTCTAATACAACCACACTGGCTTCCTGGGTGAGGGCGGATTGGATGTTTTATTCTTCACACCCGGCCCTGTTTCTCAGTACATACCTTGGGCATGGTTTACTAATTGATTACTTTCAGAAGAAGAGACGGCGCAACAACACTGATGAAGTCAATGCCAATAACTTAGAGTGGTTATCAAGTCTGTGGGACTGGTACACCAGCTACCTCTTCCACCCGATTGCTTCTTTTCAGAACTTCCCTGTAGAATCGGATTGGGATGAAGAACCTGACTTATACTTGGAACGATTAGCTTTCCCTGACCTTTGGCTTCACCCATTGATACCAACTGATTATATAAAAAACTTGCCAATATGGCAATTTAAGTGTCTGGGAATCCAGTCTGAAGAGATGTTGGAGGGTTCTCATGATACTGAAAATGACTCAGACATCGAGAGCACAGACACTTTTAGCAGTGAGAAGGAAGTATTTGAAGATAAACAGAGCAGAGTTCACAATGCCCCAGGAAGAGCAAGTCACTGTGGTGCTGAGGCTTGTTCGTGTGCCAATACAGACTGTCAGACCAGCCTGTACGAAAG from the Desmodus rotundus isolate HL8 chromosome 5, HLdesRot8A.1, whole genome shotgun sequence genome contains:
- the RNF103 gene encoding E3 ubiquitin-protein ligase RNF103 isoform X2; this translates as MPPFLIRPECECLSESLCILVIANDRSPLVGKIHWEKMVKKVSRFGIRTGTFNCSSDPRYCKRRGWVRSTLIMSVPQTSTSKGKVMLKEYSGRKIEVEHIFKWITTHAASRIKTIYNAEHLKEEWNKSDQYWVKIYLFANLDQPPAFFSALSIKFTGRVEFIFVNVENWDNRSYMADIGVYNMPSYILRTPEGIYRYGNHTGEFISLQAMDSFLRSLQPEVNDLFVLSLVLVNLMAWMDLFITQGATIKRFVVLISTLGTYNSLLIISWLPVLGFLQLPYLDSFYEYSLKLLRYSNTTTLASWVRADWMFYSSHPALFLSTYLGHGLLIDYFQKKRRRNNTDEVNANNLEWLSSLWDWYTSYLFHPIASFQNFPVESDWDEEPDLYLERLAFPDLWLHPLIPTDYIKNLPIWQFKCLGIQSEEMLEGSHDTENDSDIESTDTFSSEKEVFEDKQSRVHNAPGRASHCGAEACSCANTDCQTSLYERKRRSYGSSNTSEDMEPDWLAWPADMLHCTECVVCLENFENGCLLMGLPCGHVFHQNCIVMWLAGGRHCCPVCRWPSYKKKQPYAQRQPLSNDVPS
- the RNF103 gene encoding E3 ubiquitin-protein ligase RNF103 isoform X1; this encodes MWLKLFFLLLYFLVLFVLARFFEAIVWYETGIFATQLVDPVALSFKKLKTILECRGLGYSGLPEKKDVRELVEKSGDLMEGELYSALKEEEASESVSSTNFSGEMHFYELVEDTKDGIWLVQVIANDRSPLVGKIHWEKMVKKVSRFGIRTGTFNCSSDPRYCKRRGWVRSTLIMSVPQTSTSKGKVMLKEYSGRKIEVEHIFKWITTHAASRIKTIYNAEHLKEEWNKSDQYWVKIYLFANLDQPPAFFSALSIKFTGRVEFIFVNVENWDNRSYMADIGVYNMPSYILRTPEGIYRYGNHTGEFISLQAMDSFLRSLQPEVNDLFVLSLVLVNLMAWMDLFITQGATIKRFVVLISTLGTYNSLLIISWLPVLGFLQLPYLDSFYEYSLKLLRYSNTTTLASWVRADWMFYSSHPALFLSTYLGHGLLIDYFQKKRRRNNTDEVNANNLEWLSSLWDWYTSYLFHPIASFQNFPVESDWDEEPDLYLERLAFPDLWLHPLIPTDYIKNLPIWQFKCLGIQSEEMLEGSHDTENDSDIESTDTFSSEKEVFEDKQSRVHNAPGRASHCGAEACSCANTDCQTSLYERKRRSYGSSNTSEDMEPDWLAWPADMLHCTECVVCLENFENGCLLMGLPCGHVFHQNCIVMWLAGGRHCCPVCRWPSYKKKQPYAQRQPLSNDVPS